A stretch of the Streptomyces sp. NBC_00078 genome encodes the following:
- a CDS encoding PaaX family transcriptional regulator C-terminal domain-containing protein, with protein sequence MINVSDQHAPRSLIVTLYGAYGRFAPGPVPVAELIRLLAAVGVDAPSVRSSVSRLKRRGLLAPARTAQGAAGYQLSPDARQLLDDGDRRIYATRPPEDEGWVLAVFSVPESERQKRHVLRSRLAGLGFGTAAPGVWIAPAGLYEETRHTLQRLRLDPYVDLFRGEHLGFAATAEAVARWWDLAAIAKEHEAFLDRHAPVLHEWEHRTGTSPEEAYRDYLLALDSWRHLPYADPGLPARLLPGDWPGVRSAAVFRGLHARLRDAGAEFAGV encoded by the coding sequence ATGATCAACGTGTCCGACCAGCATGCACCACGGTCTCTCATCGTCACGCTCTACGGCGCGTACGGCCGCTTCGCGCCGGGCCCCGTGCCCGTCGCCGAACTGATCCGGCTGCTGGCCGCGGTCGGCGTGGACGCGCCCTCCGTGCGCTCGTCGGTGTCCCGTCTCAAACGCCGCGGGCTGCTGGCGCCGGCCCGTACGGCGCAGGGCGCGGCCGGATACCAACTCTCGCCGGACGCCCGCCAGTTGCTCGACGACGGCGACCGGCGCATCTACGCCACCAGACCACCCGAGGACGAGGGCTGGGTGCTCGCCGTGTTCTCCGTGCCGGAGTCGGAGCGGCAGAAGCGGCACGTGCTGCGCTCCCGCCTGGCCGGGCTCGGCTTCGGCACGGCGGCACCCGGGGTGTGGATCGCCCCTGCCGGCCTGTACGAGGAGACCCGGCACACCCTGCAGCGGCTGCGCCTCGACCCGTACGTCGATCTGTTCCGCGGCGAGCACCTGGGGTTCGCGGCGACCGCGGAGGCGGTCGCCCGCTGGTGGGACCTGGCCGCGATCGCCAAGGAGCACGAGGCGTTCCTGGACCGGCACGCGCCGGTGCTGCACGAGTGGGAGCACCGAACCGGCACCTCGCCCGAGGAGGCCTACCGCGACTACCTCCTCGCCCTCGACTCCTGGCGCCACCTTCCCTACGCCGACCCCGGGCTGCCCGCCCGTCTCCTGCCCGGGGACTGGCCCGGCGTCCGCTCGGCCGCCGTCTTCCGGGGTCTGCACGCGCGGCTCAGGGACGCGGGGGCCGAGTTCGCGGGCGTCTGA